A genomic window from Oceanobacillus timonensis includes:
- a CDS encoding YfhE family protein, with protein MRNIQYQPAKKRDIADAQEVHYSKEFKQADIAGGFRKPQVNEAKSENPNLK; from the coding sequence ATGAGAAATATACAATATCAGCCAGCAAAAAAGAGAGACATTGCTGACGCGCAAGAGGTCCACTACTCTAAAGAATTTAAGCAGGCAGATATTGCTGGTGGCTTTCGGAAACCCCAAGTTAATGAGGCAAAATCCGAAAACCCTAATTTAAAATAA